Proteins encoded together in one Stigmatella aurantiaca window:
- a CDS encoding sigma 54-interacting transcriptional regulator, whose amino-acid sequence MSKELPALVEALYAASHFEQAAFVTLRALLRRAEQALGASGFARQGRLLRGTVHLRPGDAYRRLVALDQEALEGRPLAPAALREEGPQVALLASASSWRAVVAHGCALSIDVGLGTLQPHQEPSLSLSAPRLTVPFPQDSQQRLLSRQATHVCVLPLRGAGGRIDGMVALEASCMAAIGQEFIWREVSTPLQLIVDVAAPFLTGLPSHAEAPPETDEYLPVVGASMASLVGVLRVFARQDETLLLSGPTGAGKSRLARWCHEHSSRQKGPFESLDLMVVPEELQMGELFGWRKGAFTGAVRDNPGFLARSQGGTLFIDEIDKLSLKAQAGLLHLLEERTYRTLGDAANTQRAHVRFIIGTNVDLHEAVRRGTFREDLYYRINVLPVRIPSLDERRDEISAWARHMLARHHAEKNPEGTVRLSPEAALRLERGAWPGNLRQLDNIIRRAYTLALVQQGESRQALELGEAHVQQALSYEEVSQGSLVEAMCQAARAFVMEAQRRGAPLDIDLAESLRGFVLAEAVQQVGREEAFRLVGRESLVKSRNHLKALRQEVKKAEALCAEVGQAPPSSLAQAAAAEERR is encoded by the coding sequence ATGTCCAAGGAACTTCCGGCCCTGGTGGAGGCGCTCTACGCCGCGAGCCACTTCGAGCAGGCCGCGTTCGTCACGCTGCGGGCGCTGCTGCGCAGGGCGGAACAGGCGCTCGGCGCCAGTGGCTTCGCGCGGCAGGGCCGCCTGCTGCGGGGCACCGTGCACCTGCGGCCCGGGGATGCGTACCGGCGGCTGGTGGCGTTGGACCAGGAGGCCCTGGAGGGCCGTCCTCTGGCGCCCGCGGCGCTCCGGGAGGAGGGGCCCCAGGTGGCGCTGCTGGCCTCCGCGTCCTCGTGGCGGGCGGTGGTGGCGCATGGCTGCGCGCTGTCGATCGACGTGGGGCTGGGCACCCTCCAGCCCCACCAGGAGCCCTCCCTCAGCCTGTCCGCCCCGCGCCTCACGGTGCCCTTTCCCCAGGACAGCCAGCAGCGGCTGCTGAGCCGGCAGGCCACGCACGTGTGCGTGCTGCCGCTGCGGGGGGCCGGGGGCCGCATCGATGGGATGGTCGCGCTGGAGGCCAGCTGCATGGCCGCGATTGGCCAGGAATTCATCTGGCGGGAGGTGAGCACGCCCCTGCAGCTCATCGTGGATGTGGCGGCCCCCTTTCTCACGGGGCTGCCCTCCCACGCGGAGGCCCCGCCGGAGACGGACGAGTACCTGCCGGTGGTGGGCGCCTCCATGGCCAGCCTGGTGGGGGTGCTTCGCGTTTTCGCCCGGCAGGACGAGACGCTGCTGCTCAGTGGGCCCACGGGCGCGGGCAAGTCCCGGCTGGCGCGCTGGTGCCATGAGCACTCGTCCCGGCAGAAGGGGCCGTTCGAGAGCCTGGATCTGATGGTGGTGCCCGAGGAGCTGCAGATGGGCGAGCTGTTCGGGTGGCGCAAGGGGGCCTTCACGGGCGCCGTGCGGGACAACCCGGGGTTTCTGGCACGCTCGCAGGGCGGCACCCTGTTCATCGATGAGATCGACAAGCTGTCGCTCAAGGCCCAGGCGGGGCTGCTGCACCTGCTGGAGGAGCGCACCTACCGCACGCTCGGGGATGCGGCGAACACCCAGCGGGCCCACGTGCGCTTCATCATCGGCACCAACGTGGACCTGCACGAGGCGGTGCGCCGGGGGACGTTCCGGGAGGATCTGTACTACCGCATCAACGTGCTCCCCGTGCGGATTCCCTCCCTGGACGAGCGCCGGGATGAGATCAGCGCCTGGGCGCGGCACATGCTCGCGCGCCACCACGCGGAGAAGAACCCGGAGGGCACGGTGCGCCTGTCCCCCGAGGCGGCGCTGCGGCTGGAGCGGGGCGCCTGGCCCGGCAACCTGCGGCAGCTCGACAACATCATCCGGCGCGCCTACACGCTGGCCCTGGTGCAGCAGGGTGAGAGCCGCCAGGCGCTGGAGCTGGGCGAGGCGCATGTCCAGCAGGCCCTGTCCTATGAGGAGGTCTCCCAGGGCTCGCTCGTGGAGGCGATGTGCCAGGCGGCGCGGGCGTTCGTGATGGAGGCCCAGCGGCGAGGCGCGCCGCTCGACATTGATTTGGCCGAGAGCCTGCGGGGCTTTGTCCTGGCCGAGGCCGTCCAGCAAGTGGGCCGGGAGGAAGCCTTCCGGCTCGTGGGGCGCGAGTCCCTGGTGAAGAGCCGCAACCACCTGAAGGCCCTGCGGCAGGAGGTGAAGAAGGCCGAGGCCCTGTGCGCCGAGGTTGGCCAGGCCCCTCCGTCCAGTCTCGCCCAGGCGGCCGCGGCGGAGGAGCGCCGGTAA
- a CDS encoding N-acetylglucosamine kinase: protein MKCDLVVDGGGSTTRLGLAAEGRLLTRLDGPSCNAQSTGGRGLDVLAGLLERLWRQRPGEVQRVGTACLALSNASTRQALQETGAALRALAERGLAPLRAERLWLMNDIVPPVAAGACDIVAICGTGTGYAAMTPEGQWARASGMEYLLSDEGGGFDLGRRGLAAVVRMQDGRGPVTRLAEAAEAWVGEDAEAPEASGKATRAEALCARMHGEGASPKLTAARFAPAVLAAAAQGDTVARTLVAEAARELAAGITAVASRCHLTGPVRVGLGGSLLLAREGLLRRELFSQLSLLGWQWLELPVDPLEGVARLAHRLTREPGRLAKVPLALELAGHT from the coding sequence GTGAAGTGCGATCTCGTCGTCGACGGCGGGGGCTCCACCACGCGCCTGGGCCTCGCCGCCGAGGGCCGGCTCCTCACCCGGCTCGACGGGCCCAGCTGCAACGCGCAGAGCACCGGGGGCCGGGGCCTGGACGTCCTCGCCGGCCTGCTGGAGCGGCTGTGGCGCCAACGGCCCGGAGAGGTTCAGCGGGTGGGCACCGCGTGCCTGGCCCTGTCGAACGCCAGCACCCGTCAGGCGCTCCAGGAGACGGGGGCCGCGCTGCGGGCCCTGGCGGAGCGCGGCCTGGCGCCCCTGCGGGCCGAGCGGCTGTGGCTGATGAACGACATCGTTCCCCCGGTGGCGGCCGGGGCGTGTGACATCGTGGCCATCTGCGGAACGGGCACGGGCTACGCCGCCATGACGCCCGAGGGGCAGTGGGCCCGGGCCTCCGGCATGGAGTACCTGCTCAGCGACGAGGGCGGAGGCTTCGACCTGGGGCGCCGGGGGCTGGCCGCGGTGGTGCGGATGCAGGATGGCCGGGGGCCGGTGACACGCCTGGCCGAGGCGGCCGAGGCCTGGGTGGGCGAGGACGCCGAGGCCCCCGAGGCCTCCGGCAAGGCCACCCGCGCCGAGGCCCTGTGCGCGCGGATGCATGGCGAGGGCGCCTCCCCGAAGCTCACGGCGGCCCGCTTCGCCCCGGCGGTGCTCGCCGCGGCGGCCCAGGGGGACACCGTGGCCCGGACGCTCGTGGCCGAAGCGGCCCGGGAGCTGGCGGCCGGCATCACCGCCGTGGCCTCCCGGTGCCACCTGACGGGCCCCGTCCGCGTCGGCCTCGGCGGCTCGCTGCTGCTGGCACGCGAGGGGCTGCTGCGCCGCGAGCTGTTCTCCCAGCTGTCCCTGCTGGGGTGGCAGTGGCTGGAGCTGCCCGTGGATCCGCTGGAGGGGGTGGCCCGGCTGGCCCACCGGCTCACGCGGGAGCCCGGCCGGCTGGCGAAGGTCCCCCTGGCCCTCGAACTCGCGGGCCACACCTGA
- a CDS encoding MFS transporter, producing the protein MKETANTAEAAAPARPHPKGPIAGVLLAYGAWGIFWGAWGALLPGVKVATGASERELGLSLLGVAAGALPAMLLFGPWVDRLRNRALPLTLAAFAAAVVPLGLVTSPWALGIALVFVGATSGALDIALNARVAALEAAMGRKLFNMAHAAFPLAVVVASTGAGLGRQLELPLPLLIGLLALAVFLAVPANLEKLPVPDGGEGAPRNGTRGVPLLLTLGLLGAAVHLVENAVEQWSALYLETVLGAQPVLGGTGPAVYMGSLFVGRLIAQRLATKLDGRTQLSLAGISAAVGLVLVLSATHPLLALAGFAVAGLGMAGGIPTVFSMTTEATEPSARGAAIARVTLLAYFGYLASPPLCGAIAQAWGLRTTWGMLAASGLVLALAAFALPRLQPRVAAS; encoded by the coding sequence ATGAAGGAGACGGCGAACACGGCGGAAGCGGCGGCCCCGGCGAGGCCCCACCCGAAGGGCCCCATCGCGGGGGTGCTGCTCGCCTACGGGGCCTGGGGCATCTTCTGGGGCGCCTGGGGCGCGCTGCTGCCCGGCGTGAAGGTGGCGACAGGCGCCAGCGAGCGGGAGCTGGGGCTGTCCCTGCTGGGCGTGGCGGCCGGGGCGCTGCCGGCGATGCTCCTCTTCGGCCCGTGGGTGGACCGGCTGCGCAACCGGGCGCTGCCGCTGACCCTGGCGGCCTTCGCCGCGGCGGTGGTGCCGCTGGGGCTCGTCACCTCGCCCTGGGCGCTGGGCATCGCGCTCGTGTTCGTGGGCGCCACCTCGGGCGCGCTCGACATCGCGCTCAACGCGCGCGTGGCGGCGCTGGAGGCGGCCATGGGGCGCAAGCTGTTCAACATGGCCCATGCGGCCTTTCCGCTCGCCGTGGTGGTCGCCAGCACCGGCGCGGGGCTGGGCCGCCAGCTCGAGCTGCCGCTGCCGCTGCTCATCGGCCTGCTGGCGCTCGCGGTGTTCCTCGCCGTGCCGGCCAACCTGGAGAAGCTGCCCGTCCCGGACGGCGGCGAGGGCGCGCCGCGCAACGGGACACGCGGGGTCCCGCTGCTGCTGACCCTGGGCCTGCTGGGCGCCGCGGTGCACCTGGTGGAGAACGCGGTCGAGCAGTGGTCCGCGCTGTACCTGGAGACGGTGCTCGGCGCGCAGCCGGTGCTGGGCGGCACGGGCCCGGCGGTCTACATGGGCAGCCTGTTTGTCGGCCGGCTCATCGCCCAGCGGCTGGCCACGAAGCTCGACGGGCGGACCCAGCTCTCCCTGGCGGGCATCAGCGCCGCGGTGGGCCTGGTGCTGGTGCTCTCCGCCACGCACCCCCTGCTGGCGCTGGCGGGGTTCGCGGTGGCGGGCCTCGGCATGGCGGGGGGCATCCCCACGGTGTTCAGCATGACCACCGAGGCCACGGAGCCCTCGGCACGCGGGGCCGCCATCGCCCGGGTGACGCTGCTGGCCTACTTCGGCTACCTGGCCAGCCCCCCGCTGTGTGGGGCCATTGCCCAGGCGTGGGGGCTGAGGACCACCTGGGGCATGCTCGCGGCCTCCGGCCTGGTGCTGGCGCTGGCGGCGTTCGCCCTGCCCCGGCTCCAGCCCCGGGTGGCGGCCTCGTGA